The Lathyrus oleraceus cultivar Zhongwan6 chromosome 5, CAAS_Psat_ZW6_1.0, whole genome shotgun sequence genome includes the window GTTATTTATAAACGACGATCTTCAAGAGTTGATGTTTTACTTGATGAAGAGACATTAAGAGTATGGAACTTGCTTGTTGCTGAAAGAGGACACGATGAAAAGGATGAACAGAAACGGATGCAATGGGAGAATATAAGAAAGCTCTATCAGAATGTGGTTCGATCATTCTTAGATCAGATGCAAGACACACAAGGTATGTTTTCTTCTCAGTTGATTTCATATTCTGTTTTTTACATGTTTGAAATTcttttataaaattttaaaatatgtCTTTGAATATCGACGATGACTTAGTTTCCATAAGTTGAATTAGATTAGTTTTGGTTTATGTTTTAATTAAAAGAAAATCAATTTACTTTCTAGGATGTAACATGAATAGAGGAACTCGAGGAAATGTTTTATAGTGGAATCTTTTATAGGCAATCCTCTAGGCTCTAGAGACAGACGATAAAGAATTGTCTATAAAAGATTCCACTGTAAAATTTTGCATTTCAACCTTATATCTTTCTATTGGTGTTTGACATAATATACCCATATAATAATGAGTATTCAAATCTTTTTTTGTAATAAATGGTGTTAATATGCTCTCATTAAATACCAATTTGAGTTCTTTAATCAACACgttaattaattttttttgtaGCATACTGAGTTATATATGTAAATCAATTGCAAATTATGAGTTAGTCCTCTAGTTTTAAGTTATTTTGTCATTTGTTAAAAGATACATTTGTAAACTTTGTAGGTGATAGAAGATTCTTACCATGGAAAGGATCAATTTTGGATTCTGTGGTTGGAGTTTTTTTAACTCAAAATGTGTCTGACTATTTGTCAAGGTAAAGTTAAATAGAAAAAAAATTTATCCAATTTTTCTATGTGTTGAATATTAATACTAACTATTGTTTCTATAGTTCTGCATTCATGTCACTTGCTGCACAATTCCCTGTCAAATCAGTTAGCTGTGAAAAAGACAACAATACGGTATTGTCAGATCCTAAGTTTGATATAGAGATGAAAGGTGGCAAAGATGAAGAAATGGAAGTTGAGAAAGTCAATGAATATCTCAAACTTGATAACAGAGGAACTGAATACAATTCTGCCAATGAATATCCCAAAGTTGATAACAGAGGAACTGGATACAATTCTACTTCTGTGGAGAGAAACACAGGTTCTTCCAGCATAAATTTTGGTAAGAAAGAAATCCCTACTACAAAAAAAACCAAGAATCAAGAAGAAAAAGAGATGCTATTGGAAAAGAAACGACAATATTGGGATACACTAAGAAAATACCACAGTGATAAGCCCCGACACGATGATTACATGGATTTTGTTGATTGGAAAGCAGTAAAAGACGCAAAAGTTGGTGATGTTGCGAAAGCTATTGCAATTCGCGGTCAACAATTCATTATTGCTGGCAGAGTAGTGGTACAAATATATTAGTACTTGGTATATTTGTAGTATCTTTTGACATATTATTAAGGCAATGATTGAACTAGTACATTATCATATATTTGTAGGAATTACTGAACATGTTATATTCCACCACTGGAAACATGGACTTAGAATGGCTAAGATATATTCCACCACTGGATGCAAAGTAAGTCTAAACATCATGTCCCTTTGCAACTTCTTGTATTTATAAATTGTCTTTATTAGTCATCATCATGAGTATTTCTAACCAAGTACATTTTTTATGTTAAAGGGAATATCTTTTGAGCATACATGGATTGGGGTTGAAAAGTGTGGAATGCATAAGACTTCTAGCACTTCAACATATTGCTTTCCCGGTAAGAAAATACGTAGACAGATGTTTTTGTTTTAATGAATGAAAGCTATGTTTGTTAGATCTGTATATTTTTTACTCATAAAAAGATTTGTCAATATTAATAGGTGGATGTAAATGTTGCAAGAATCGTAGTACGATTAGGCTGGGTTCCTCTGCAACCATTGCCAGAATCAATGGAAATACATAATTTAGAGGAGTAAGTCTTATATTAGAATTCATTAATTACACTATTTTGTTTTAAAACAGATTTCAAGATTTGAACAAAAATCTACCATTTATCTAGCAAAGCCTATATACTACAATTCATTGACTACACTATTTCGTTTTATAACAGATTTCCAGATTCGAACAAAATTCAACAGTATCTCTGGCCAAGACTCTGCACTCTTGATCATCGTACATTGTAATTATCAACAATCTTTTTAATCTGTTTGATCTTTGTATTAGATTAATATATCTTTACACATAACATGATACGTGGCTTTGTATAGGTATGAATTGCATTATCAGCTGATAACATTTGGAAAGGTACATGGTTAACATTATTCAAAATAATACGTTTTTATTTTAATCTCTCTATTAAGAAAATTAAAATCTTGTTAAAATATTGTGTAGGTTTTTTGCACAAAGAAACACCCAAACTGCAATGCTTGTCCAATGAAAATGGGGTGTAAACATTATCAAAGTTCCCTTGCAAGGTATGTGTTGcatttatttattaaattttgAGAATATGTTATGACTTGATTTATCGGAGGGAAATCAAGAGCTTTGACAACATATATTATTGGTTTTAGGAATTTTGTTATCTGAATGTAATTTTATTTGTTTGGGCCAATAAAATATACACTATTCTAAACCTACCTCACAAGCTTTAAGAGACAGTTGTATTATCTATAACTTCACTTAACAGTTGTAATGTTACCATTAACACACATACACATTGTTTCAATTTCTCGTCTAAATTTGGTTTTGGTATAAAGATgttctaatatatatatatatatatgcagCAAAAGACTTGCCTTGCCATCCAATCCGTACTCTGATTTGCTAAGCAACTCTGCACTGACGTTTGTTCCGAATGAGATTAAAGAATGTGAGCCTATAGTTGAGATGCCTGCATCACCGGAACCTCAAAGAACAGAGTTGGTTGATTTTGAAACAAAGCATGATGAAGAGATTTACTATGGTTATAATAACCAAGATGATGAAGACATGGAAGATATGCTGACATTCAACCTAAGTAGTCAAGGATCATCATGCTTGCCCAAGACCCTTGATAATTTTTTCTATGGATTTGACCATGGCATGAATACATCATGCTTGCCAAAGACCCTTGATAATTTTTTCGATGGATTTGACCATGGCATGAATACATCAACGGCTCTAGTTACATTACATCCCTGTGCTGCAAACACCCCTTTACCAAAAGTGAAAGAAGCTAGCCGTCTCAAAACCGAGCGCACAGTGTAAGTTTATCTCTTCCTTGTATTTTTATATTTGGATTTCTtcatattttaaaattatttgtAGTTGTATTATCTCTATTAaattaattaagttaattaagtTAATATTTAATTTTGTATTCATTATATCTGAAGTcttatatgttttttttttcttttctgttCAGTTATGTTCTCCCAGATGATCACCCTCTCCTAAGAGAGGTATGTATCAAAATAATCACAAGTTAAGCTATTATTATGCACACATAAAATATATGGACTCAtgtttcttttttctttttttacaGCATGCTCCACGTCTACATGATGATCCTTCCCCTTATCTTCTAATGGAATGGCTACAAGGTACTCTCTTCATCTTTTATCTTGTGTATAACTATTACTAAATTGCTAAgaattcatatatatatatatatatatatatatatatatatatatatggaatattacttgaaaaaaaattgtattttttttaaaagtatAAAGCATAAATATCTATTGTATGTGTATTCTTAAATAGCGGAATTAGAAAGCTCAGCTGAATCAAATACATCTGACTTACAAGATGAAGATAAAAGTCAAACAGTTCCTGGAACACTTCTGGTGAGTTGTTAAATAATGAAACCACTGTTGCACTCTGAATTCTATTTCTTATATAAATCAGAGAGTTATAGATTGAATAATAATTTATGTAACAGATACCATGCCGAACTGCAATGAAAGGGTATTTTCCCCTGAACGGAACATACTTTCAAATTAACGAGGTAAATAATCAAAACTAATGCTGGTTTGTCTCATTAAGTACATACTTTCAAATTAACGAGGTAAATAATCAAAACTAATGCTGGTTTGTCTCATTAAGTACATAATGTCTTGAAAAGTTTTTACTGTCAATTTTTTGTATAGGTTTTTGCTGATTTTGCATCAATGATAAAACCGATAAATGTTCCTAGAAGGTTGTTATGGTCTCTAACAAAACAGAAAACATATTTCGGTACCGGGACATCAGCCATTACAAGAGGTAAATGATTCAAATGAGATATCGTGTTTTAGTATT containing:
- the LOC127086587 gene encoding DNA glycosylase/AP lyase ROS1 isoform X2, giving the protein MEYYDAKQKRWVPYTPSKVPMPVQQNIANASVNVSLEKLTKNKALENTSFVELPYSNLLVGGGGANNLDRRSNHVLFGATSGESSKTKEKSSKTKGKSSKTRLAPIGENIELCTPLSSTKKKNSQKDGNDEQQKQTKRKVYRPKVVSQNPKRAKKSHPQSSATPKPSTPKQRKPYVRKTPKCQRPLFDDDSNFISLPFLENFKGSTVDHGGFENSTITNESAIEYNSLQSYQKLNSLSSLSLVESRRVGGNFPLMCKRKRIRRQRMRLVKVLTPFAKGKRSSLSKKKRKCFENLRVEGSSRLSRQLRLILKKLTSLKKKDHRKKNKLGAKNKSGDLVIYKRRSSRVDVLLDEETLRVWNLLVAERGHDEKDEQKRMQWENIRKLYQNVVRSFLDQMQDTQGDRRFLPWKGSILDSVVGVFLTQNVSDYLSSSAFMSLAAQFPVKSVSCEKDNNTVLSDPKFDIEMKGGKDEEMEVEKVNEYLKLDNRGTEYNSANEYPKVDNRGTGYNSTSVERNTGSSSINFGKKEIPTTKKTKNQEEKEMLLEKKRQYWDTLRKYHSDKPRHDDYMDFVDWKAVKDAKVGDVAKAIAIRGQQFIIAGRVVELLNMLYSTTGNMDLEWLRYIPPLDAKEYLLSIHGLGLKSVECIRLLALQHIAFPVDVNVARIVVRLGWVPLQPLPESMEIHNLEEFPDSNKIQQYLWPRLCTLDHRTLYELHYQLITFGKVFCTKKHPNCNACPMKMGCKHYQSSLASKRLALPSNPYSDLLSNSALTFVPNEIKECEPIVEMPASPEPQRTELVDFETKHDEEIYYGYNNQDDEDMEDMLTFNLSSQGSSCLPKTLDNFFYGFDHGMNTSCLPKTLDNFFDGFDHGMNTSTALVTLHPCAANTPLPKVKEASRLKTERTVYVLPDDHPLLREHAPRLHDDPSPYLLMEWLQAELESSAESNTSDLQDEDKSQTVPGTLLIPCRTAMKGYFPLNGTYFQINEVFADFASMIKPINVPRRLLWSLTKQKTYFGTGTSAITRGMSAEKVREFFNEGYICVRAFETKTGAPRPISPMMHLNTTARFEKEKVEKEKKAVEKEKNGLSNEVQSSNAWGNITSL
- the LOC127086587 gene encoding DNA glycosylase/AP lyase ROS1 isoform X1, which produces MEYYDAKQKRWVPYTPSKVPMPVQQNIANASVNVSLEKLTKNKALENTSFVELPYSNLLVGGGGANNLDRRSNHVLFGATSGESSKTFPTPTVLFGATSGESSKTKEKSSKTKGKSSKTRLAPIGENIELCTPLSSTKKKNSQKDGNDEQQKQTKRKVYRPKVVSQNPKRAKKSHPQSSATPKPSTPKQRKPYVRKTPKCQRPLFDDDSNFISLPFLENFKGSTVDHGGFENSTITNESAIEYNSLQSYQKLNSLSSLSLVESRRVGGNFPLMCKRKRIRRQRMRLVKVLTPFAKGKRSSLSKKKRKCFENLRVEGSSRLSRQLRLILKKLTSLKKKDHRKKNKLGAKNKSGDLVIYKRRSSRVDVLLDEETLRVWNLLVAERGHDEKDEQKRMQWENIRKLYQNVVRSFLDQMQDTQGDRRFLPWKGSILDSVVGVFLTQNVSDYLSSSAFMSLAAQFPVKSVSCEKDNNTVLSDPKFDIEMKGGKDEEMEVEKVNEYLKLDNRGTEYNSANEYPKVDNRGTGYNSTSVERNTGSSSINFGKKEIPTTKKTKNQEEKEMLLEKKRQYWDTLRKYHSDKPRHDDYMDFVDWKAVKDAKVGDVAKAIAIRGQQFIIAGRVVELLNMLYSTTGNMDLEWLRYIPPLDAKEYLLSIHGLGLKSVECIRLLALQHIAFPVDVNVARIVVRLGWVPLQPLPESMEIHNLEEFPDSNKIQQYLWPRLCTLDHRTLYELHYQLITFGKVFCTKKHPNCNACPMKMGCKHYQSSLASKRLALPSNPYSDLLSNSALTFVPNEIKECEPIVEMPASPEPQRTELVDFETKHDEEIYYGYNNQDDEDMEDMLTFNLSSQGSSCLPKTLDNFFYGFDHGMNTSCLPKTLDNFFDGFDHGMNTSTALVTLHPCAANTPLPKVKEASRLKTERTVYVLPDDHPLLREHAPRLHDDPSPYLLMEWLQAELESSAESNTSDLQDEDKSQTVPGTLLIPCRTAMKGYFPLNGTYFQINEVFADFASMIKPINVPRRLLWSLTKQKTYFGTGTSAITRGMSAEKVREFFNEGYICVRAFETKTGAPRPISPMMHLNTTARFEKEKVEKEKKAVEKEKNGLSNEVQSSNAWGNITSL
- the LOC127086587 gene encoding DNA glycosylase/AP lyase ROS1 isoform X3 — protein: MAISQFPSGAESDSEDKVPWSDSSAGQNVIDSDGFFNLADDVFEVFSQCENIELCTPLSSTKKKNSQKDGNDEQQKQTKRKVYRPKVVSQNPKRAKKSHPQSSATPKPSTPKQRKPYVRKTPKCQRPLFDDDSNFISLPFLENFKGSTVDHGGFENSTITNESAIEYNSLQSYQKLNSLSSLSLVESRRVGGNFPLMCKRKRIRRQRMRLVKVLTPFAKGKRSSLSKKKRKCFENLRVEGSSRLSRQLRLILKKLTSLKKKDHRKKNKLGAKNKSGDLVIYKRRSSRVDVLLDEETLRVWNLLVAERGHDEKDEQKRMQWENIRKLYQNVVRSFLDQMQDTQGDRRFLPWKGSILDSVVGVFLTQNVSDYLSSSAFMSLAAQFPVKSVSCEKDNNTVLSDPKFDIEMKGGKDEEMEVEKVNEYLKLDNRGTEYNSANEYPKVDNRGTGYNSTSVERNTGSSSINFGKKEIPTTKKTKNQEEKEMLLEKKRQYWDTLRKYHSDKPRHDDYMDFVDWKAVKDAKVGDVAKAIAIRGQQFIIAGRVVELLNMLYSTTGNMDLEWLRYIPPLDAKEYLLSIHGLGLKSVECIRLLALQHIAFPVDVNVARIVVRLGWVPLQPLPESMEIHNLEEFPDSNKIQQYLWPRLCTLDHRTLYELHYQLITFGKVFCTKKHPNCNACPMKMGCKHYQSSLASKRLALPSNPYSDLLSNSALTFVPNEIKECEPIVEMPASPEPQRTELVDFETKHDEEIYYGYNNQDDEDMEDMLTFNLSSQGSSCLPKTLDNFFYGFDHGMNTSCLPKTLDNFFDGFDHGMNTSTALVTLHPCAANTPLPKVKEASRLKTERTVYVLPDDHPLLREHAPRLHDDPSPYLLMEWLQAELESSAESNTSDLQDEDKSQTVPGTLLIPCRTAMKGYFPLNGTYFQINEVFADFASMIKPINVPRRLLWSLTKQKTYFGTGTSAITRGMSAEKVREFFNEGYICVRAFETKTGAPRPISPMMHLNTTARFEKEKVEKEKKAVEKEKNGLSNEVQSSNAWGNITSL